The Synergistaceae bacterium genome includes a window with the following:
- a CDS encoding amidohydrolase, producing the protein MHGIRERAQALQGQIVAWRRALHATPEIGFDTPLTERFIVDELVKMGVDSVLHGDGRHGVTALVKGGRPGGVVGMRADYDALRIVEETGLPFAATNGNMHACGHDAHAAMLLGTARLLLELREELPGSVKLIFQPSEEDGKGAAAMIEDGVLENPAMDAIIGLHTGNLWKGFKSGELGYRHGALMAAADWFRITFEGKGGHGATPHLTVDPLTMAAQTVIMLQQVASREVSPFEPVVLTVGTIHGGAMPNIIAENCVIEGTFRCMSHEVREFLIRRINEMCEDAARAMRGRAEVYFGDGTPPLLNDRAMTDELRRAMEDIVGAEKVHEIAEPTMGAEDMALFHERVPGSYFYLPASFDDEARNFPHHHPKFDLNEDVLWIGPAVMARFAMNRS; encoded by the coding sequence ATGCATGGTATTCGAGAGAGGGCGCAAGCCCTGCAGGGGCAGATCGTGGCTTGGAGGCGGGCGCTGCACGCTACGCCTGAGATCGGCTTTGACACGCCCCTGACGGAGAGGTTCATAGTGGACGAGCTGGTGAAGATGGGCGTGGACTCGGTACTCCACGGGGACGGCAGGCACGGTGTGACGGCCCTGGTAAAGGGAGGCAGGCCCGGCGGGGTGGTCGGCATGCGCGCGGACTACGACGCTCTTCGCATAGTCGAGGAGACTGGGCTGCCCTTCGCGGCCACCAACGGCAACATGCACGCCTGCGGTCACGACGCTCACGCGGCTATGCTGCTGGGTACGGCGCGCTTGCTGCTGGAGCTGCGCGAGGAGCTGCCGGGCTCGGTCAAGCTGATCTTCCAGCCTTCGGAGGAGGACGGCAAGGGCGCGGCGGCCATGATCGAGGACGGTGTGCTGGAGAACCCGGCGATGGACGCGATCATCGGGCTGCACACCGGGAACCTGTGGAAGGGGTTCAAGTCCGGGGAGCTCGGCTACCGACACGGCGCTCTCATGGCGGCTGCCGACTGGTTCAGGATCACGTTCGAGGGTAAGGGAGGGCACGGCGCGACTCCGCACCTGACGGTGGACCCCCTGACGATGGCCGCCCAGACCGTGATAATGCTGCAGCAGGTGGCGAGCCGAGAGGTCAGCCCGTTCGAGCCCGTGGTGCTGACGGTCGGGACGATCCATGGGGGTGCGATGCCGAACATCATCGCGGAGAACTGCGTCATCGAGGGGACCTTCCGCTGCATGTCCCACGAGGTTCGGGAGTTCTTGATCAGACGCATCAACGAGATGTGCGAGGACGCGGCACGGGCGATGAGGGGCAGGGCCGAGGTTTACTTCGGCGACGGAACTCCTCCGCTGCTGAACGACAGGGCGATGACGGATGAGCTTCGACGAGCGATGGAAGACATCGTCGGGGCGGAGAAAGTCCACGAGATCGCCGAGCCGACGATGGGGGCCGAGGACATGGCGCTCTTCCACGAGAGGGTGCCGGGGTCGTACTTCTACCTTCCGGCGAGCTTCGACGACGAGGCTCGGAACTTCCCCCACCATCATCCGAAGTTCGACCTGAACGAGGACGTCCTCTGGATTGGTCCGGCTGTGATGGCGCGATTCGCAATGAACAGGAGTTGA
- a CDS encoding methyl-accepting chemotaxis protein, which yields MMSFLRNLTIRTRLFLLTAVLCVFTAIASWVGYTRLVDAGEGLDMMYGRGVLPIQWLNDSRTNCQAIIASQLNLMLTVDDNENRAHVEEIERRRRQNDTNLENYGSIELDDFEKSKLEEAKKHLAEFRRGSNEVIKLALENKNAEAYEHYAQYVVEANENYREVIRELSDYCTEAAKDANEENDRNTATALRLLLITAIAAVLLGALLGLLIERSINRPLGAVMGVLRKIAALDVTFDSSKAWLTNYKKNEIAEMVKCTIAIEEAISEFLGNIAGASNRLGETSEEFSALAEESNAGVEESRAGVDDVSSQMENLAAATQEITASVEEVASGAQSSAQKSTDMASEVEQARSAGEEGVRAVGKAVTSIKKVASDAEESAKEVKSLGDRAREIQNFVAQIGGIADQTNLLALNAAIEAARAGEAGRGFAVVAEEVRKLAEESNEAAKKIADLAGIITKDLDKVVSSAESNMKDSIDSSNLAEETRETIDRMMEALSRIASATQDMAAVSQEQAASSEEIASAVQNIASRVNDSASSADLVRGQMAEVGESAERVAKGSEELSGLAADLQKMVAAFKYDAIEPSGQVGLVPVNGEKPKPKAKTTVKAPI from the coding sequence ATGATGAGTTTTCTAAGAAATCTTACCATACGCACCCGTCTTTTCCTTCTGACCGCAGTGCTCTGTGTTTTCACAGCGATAGCCTCGTGGGTGGGCTATACCAGGCTGGTGGATGCGGGAGAGGGGTTGGACATGATGTACGGCAGGGGCGTGCTTCCGATTCAGTGGCTGAACGACTCTAGAACAAACTGCCAGGCGATAATAGCTTCCCAGTTGAACCTGATGCTCACAGTTGACGATAATGAAAACCGCGCCCATGTGGAGGAGATAGAAAGACGAAGAAGGCAAAACGATACGAACCTGGAGAACTACGGGAGCATAGAGCTGGACGACTTCGAAAAGAGCAAACTTGAGGAGGCCAAAAAACACCTCGCCGAGTTCCGGCGCGGCAGCAACGAGGTGATCAAGCTGGCACTCGAGAATAAGAACGCCGAGGCCTATGAACATTACGCGCAATATGTCGTCGAAGCGAACGAAAACTACAGAGAGGTCATACGCGAGCTTTCCGATTACTGCACCGAAGCCGCGAAAGACGCGAACGAGGAAAACGACAGGAATACGGCCACCGCCCTGCGCCTGTTACTGATCACCGCCATAGCTGCGGTGTTGCTCGGCGCACTTTTAGGCCTGTTGATAGAGAGGTCGATAAACAGACCATTAGGCGCAGTCATGGGAGTTCTCCGCAAGATAGCCGCCCTGGACGTTACGTTCGACTCCTCCAAGGCCTGGCTGACGAACTACAAGAAGAACGAGATAGCCGAGATGGTAAAGTGTACTATCGCAATCGAGGAGGCGATAAGCGAGTTTCTCGGGAACATCGCGGGTGCTTCCAATAGGCTTGGAGAGACCTCGGAGGAGTTCTCAGCCCTGGCTGAGGAGTCGAACGCCGGCGTAGAGGAGTCACGGGCAGGAGTCGATGACGTATCCTCCCAGATGGAGAACCTTGCCGCTGCAACTCAGGAGATAACCGCTTCCGTCGAGGAGGTGGCCAGCGGCGCACAGTCCTCGGCGCAGAAGAGCACCGATATGGCATCGGAGGTCGAGCAGGCCAGGAGCGCGGGCGAGGAGGGAGTAAGAGCGGTCGGCAAGGCAGTGACAAGCATAAAGAAAGTTGCATCGGACGCTGAGGAGTCGGCAAAAGAGGTCAAGAGCCTTGGGGACAGGGCGCGCGAGATACAGAACTTCGTGGCCCAGATTGGCGGTATTGCAGACCAGACCAACCTGCTGGCTCTGAACGCCGCCATAGAGGCAGCGCGCGCAGGAGAGGCGGGACGAGGCTTCGCGGTTGTCGCTGAGGAGGTTAGAAAGCTAGCGGAGGAGAGCAACGAGGCGGCCAAGAAGATAGCCGATCTCGCCGGTATAATAACAAAGGATCTGGACAAGGTCGTCTCTTCGGCCGAATCCAACATGAAGGACTCCATAGATTCAAGCAACCTGGCGGAGGAGACGCGGGAGACTATAGACAGGATGATGGAGGCACTATCCAGGATAGCCTCTGCTACGCAGGACATGGCCGCGGTGTCGCAGGAGCAGGCGGCGTCCAGCGAGGAGATAGCGAGCGCGGTTCAGAACATAGCCTCGAGAGTGAACGACTCCGCCTCGTCCGCAGACCTGGTAAGAGGCCAGATGGCCGAAGTAGGCGAGTCGGCGGAGCGTGTAGCCAAGGGGTCGGAGGAATTGTCCGGTTTGGCCGCGGACCTTCAGAAGATGGTCGCTGCGTTTAAATACGATGCCATAGAACCTTCAGGACAAGTCGGACTGGTTCCAGTAAACGGCGAAAAGCCCAAACCCAAGGCGAAGACAACTGTCAAGGCCCCCATATAG
- a CDS encoding pyridoxal phosphate-dependent aminotransferase — MTAYDFDTIIDRRNTDCAKWDDMTGLFGTNDLLPMWVADMDFKAPPEVIEALRDRVDHGIFGYTRRLDHYRESIAAWFLRRHGWSIDTSWIRHAPGVVPALSMAVLAFTQPGEGILVQPPVYYPFFSTIKGRGRTVVENPLKFDGKRFTMDFDDLERKLDDSSVKLVFLCSPHNPTGRVWTREELTRFGELCAARGVVVVSDEIHCDILFGGAKHTPLADVSDEMKELTITTVAPSKTFNIAGLATSAVIIPSRRLRDDYQSIVDFLHIDGSNVFGATGLMAAYDRGEAWLDALLVYLEDNLDYIDEFLAEHLPMVRMVRPEGTYVPLLDCRSFGLTGPELERLLVERGKVALDGGHWFGTGGEGFIRINIAAPRSLLKDGLERIAATLAPLAKEA, encoded by the coding sequence ATGACTGCATACGACTTCGACACGATCATAGACAGGAGAAACACGGACTGTGCCAAGTGGGACGACATGACGGGCCTCTTCGGGACGAACGACCTTCTTCCGATGTGGGTGGCGGATATGGACTTCAAGGCGCCCCCCGAGGTGATAGAGGCACTGCGCGACAGGGTGGACCACGGGATATTCGGCTACACCCGCCGCCTGGACCACTACAGGGAGTCGATCGCGGCCTGGTTCCTCCGCAGGCACGGGTGGAGTATCGACACGTCCTGGATACGACACGCACCGGGGGTGGTCCCCGCCCTCTCGATGGCTGTGCTGGCCTTCACTCAGCCGGGCGAGGGCATTTTGGTTCAGCCGCCGGTCTACTACCCCTTCTTCTCCACCATCAAGGGGCGCGGCCGCACGGTGGTGGAGAACCCGCTGAAGTTCGACGGCAAGCGCTTCACGATGGACTTCGACGACCTGGAGCGCAAGCTGGACGACTCGTCGGTGAAGCTGGTCTTCCTATGCTCCCCGCACAACCCCACCGGGCGAGTCTGGACCCGGGAGGAGCTGACCAGGTTCGGCGAGCTATGCGCGGCCAGAGGCGTGGTGGTGGTCTCCGACGAGATTCACTGCGACATTCTGTTCGGCGGCGCGAAGCACACGCCCCTGGCGGACGTGTCGGACGAGATGAAGGAGCTGACCATCACGACCGTCGCGCCGAGCAAGACGTTCAACATCGCGGGGCTTGCTACCTCGGCCGTGATCATCCCGTCGCGCAGGCTTCGCGACGACTACCAGTCCATCGTGGATTTCCTTCACATCGACGGGTCCAACGTATTCGGCGCGACCGGGCTGATGGCGGCTTACGACAGAGGCGAGGCGTGGCTGGACGCCCTGCTGGTCTATCTTGAGGATAATTTGGACTATATCGATGAATTCCTGGCGGAACATCTGCCGATGGTCAGGATGGTGCGCCCGGAGGGGACATATGTGCCCCTGCTGGACTGCCGCTCGTTCGGGCTCACGGGGCCGGAGCTGGAGAGGCTGCTGGTGGAGAGGGGCAAGGTGGCCCTGGACGGCGGGCACTGGTTCGGCACGGGCGGCGAGGGCTTCATAAGGATAAACATCGCCGCGCCGCGTTCGCTGCTGAAGGACGGGCTTGAGCGCATCGCAGCGACCCTCGCCCCCCTGGCCAAAGAGGCTTAG
- a CDS encoding chemotaxis protein CheW, with the protein MAEQQLVIFGLGKEEFGIDISSVREIVKIQHITTIPQSMDFVEGIVNLRGVIVPIVDLNKKFMTTAYGDSDDAEMRIIVVNMAGQNIGILVDAVSEILRVPDEAIEPTPPIVSSGISSDFIKGVAKVGERLIIFLDLDRIFSAEEQEALASAAQ; encoded by the coding sequence ATGGCAGAGCAACAGTTAGTGATATTCGGCCTCGGCAAGGAGGAGTTCGGAATAGACATCTCAAGCGTCAGGGAGATAGTCAAGATACAGCACATAACCACAATTCCCCAATCTATGGACTTTGTCGAGGGCATTGTGAACCTCAGGGGAGTGATTGTCCCCATAGTCGACCTGAACAAGAAGTTCATGACCACGGCTTATGGAGACTCCGACGACGCGGAGATGCGCATCATAGTGGTGAACATGGCGGGGCAGAACATAGGCATTCTTGTGGATGCGGTATCGGAGATCCTGCGCGTTCCTGACGAAGCTATCGAGCCGACTCCTCCGATTGTCTCAAGCGGGATAAGCTCGGACTTCATCAAGGGAGTGGCCAAAGTCGGAGAGAGGCTGATAATCTTCCTCGACCTCGACCGCATCTTCTCCGCCGAGGAGCAGGAGGCACTGGCGAGCGCGGCACAGTAG